In Sphingomonas sp. Leaf357, a single genomic region encodes these proteins:
- a CDS encoding ShlB/FhaC/HecB family hemolysin secretion/activation protein: MRRGLGGILLAAAMFCASGAAAQVGLNQADPSIVVRSLPKPAAPAVEPDPLVITEPSTVIGLARTGTPRIASAIVVIGAPEIARSAFAEAIMPYIGRDLPAAALSSLASDIANGARKAGYPFASAWVEPQTMADGILRVKLDAGTLSAVRVIGANNALADRLLTKSLVTGRAVRRETLERAILLVGDIPGVSVVESRYIRQDGFGILLVTIKQDRVGAYAQVDNRGSTEVGPIRSTVLGSLRGLLQPGDELGLISAQTPFQPSEFFFVRGRYTSPLSAAGTTLSVSGSYGRAHPGASLLPLRVIGESVDGSLSLSMPLIRGQKKSMWANVELRGLRSHQTLLGSDLRDDRLATLTGALNGNSRFGPGVLRGSVALVAGLPVPGVTHEGDLRTSRSDGDARFLTVNYDLEWVVPLASRFSIAVSSQAQIASRPLLATMEIGVGGPSFGRGYDYAERTGDNGILGGAELRMNLGRVVRNVIDRAQIYGAVDGGYVGNLRNGSGGGALLSTAAGLRLGRGRLDGMLEVALPLNEDRFDTRNRQPRISFRLSRVF, from the coding sequence ATGCGGCGTGGGTTGGGTGGAATTTTACTGGCGGCCGCGATGTTCTGCGCGTCGGGAGCCGCGGCGCAGGTAGGGCTCAACCAGGCCGATCCTTCGATCGTCGTGCGCTCTCTGCCGAAGCCCGCAGCCCCCGCCGTCGAGCCCGATCCGCTCGTCATCACCGAACCCTCCACGGTGATCGGGTTGGCGCGAACCGGGACGCCGAGGATCGCATCCGCGATCGTGGTGATCGGCGCGCCGGAGATTGCGCGCAGTGCATTCGCCGAGGCGATCATGCCGTATATCGGCCGCGACTTGCCCGCCGCGGCCTTATCCAGTTTGGCCAGTGACATCGCCAATGGCGCTCGCAAGGCCGGTTACCCTTTCGCAAGCGCATGGGTTGAGCCGCAGACCATGGCGGACGGCATCCTGCGCGTGAAGCTGGATGCGGGCACGCTTTCGGCGGTTCGGGTGATCGGCGCGAACAACGCCCTGGCCGACCGACTCCTGACGAAATCGCTGGTGACGGGTCGCGCTGTTCGCCGCGAGACGCTGGAACGGGCGATCCTGCTGGTCGGGGACATTCCTGGCGTTTCGGTGGTGGAAAGCCGGTACATCCGTCAGGACGGCTTCGGCATCCTGCTCGTCACGATCAAGCAGGATCGCGTCGGAGCCTATGCGCAGGTCGACAATCGCGGCAGCACGGAGGTCGGGCCGATCCGGTCCACCGTGCTGGGCAGCCTGCGCGGCCTCTTGCAGCCGGGTGACGAATTGGGCCTGATCAGCGCGCAGACGCCGTTCCAGCCTTCGGAATTCTTCTTCGTTCGCGGGCGGTATACGAGTCCGCTGAGCGCGGCCGGCACGACGCTGTCCGTTTCAGGGTCCTACGGACGGGCACATCCCGGCGCGTCGCTGCTGCCCTTGCGGGTGATCGGCGAAAGCGTGGACGGCAGCCTGAGCTTGTCGATGCCGCTGATTCGTGGGCAGAAAAAGAGCATGTGGGCGAATGTGGAACTGCGCGGCCTGCGCAGCCACCAGACGTTGCTCGGCAGCGATCTGCGGGACGACCGGCTGGCGACGTTGACTGGCGCACTGAACGGCAACAGCCGCTTCGGGCCGGGCGTTCTGCGCGGTTCGGTCGCGTTGGTCGCCGGTTTGCCGGTTCCTGGCGTGACGCATGAGGGCGACCTGCGCACGTCCCGCAGCGATGGCGATGCGCGGTTCCTGACCGTGAATTACGATCTGGAATGGGTGGTTCCCTTGGCGTCCCGCTTCAGCATCGCCGTGTCGTCACAGGCGCAGATCGCGTCGCGCCCGCTGCTTGCCACGATGGAGATCGGTGTCGGTGGCCCATCGTTCGGGCGCGGTTACGATTATGCGGAGCGGACGGGCGATAACGGAATTCTCGGCGGTGCGGAGTTGCGGATGAATTTGGGCCGCGTCGTTCGCAATGTGATCGATCGCGCGCAAATTTACGGTGCCGTCGATGGCGGCTATGTCGGCAATCTGCGCAACGGATCGGGTGGTGGCGCCCTGCTCTCCACCGCGGCCGGGCTACGTCTGGGGCGCGGCCGTCTGGACGGGATGCTGGAGGTGGCGCTCCCGCTGAACGAGGATCGGTTCGACACCAGGAACCGCCAGCCGCGCATCTCCTTCCGACTTTCGCGCGTGTTCTGA
- a CDS encoding FecR family protein, with the protein MAMANDLGWKVSETSGNVQIAHSGVTKVAARGLQVAAGDTVTTGPGSRAVLVRGTEYMMVAASSRLRLPAEVQATGFTQVFAEVGNIVFMIKKKMTPHFEVKTPYLAAVVKGTTFSVGITSKGASVQVLEGAVDVATPDGGAHDLLRPGSVAMVGAQDLYRMRVETAGVTRVLESPAAPTIAAPAPATPLVTAAAPAETPAIAVAVYEAPVSLATVTGGLVSGTISGNADVAELATVTKTTTEASSSAIKSVATASKSIAASEAQEKANLAAESQNAAAAAAAQAKADADQAAQLADAAAQRAASASAQANADKVNGEAESAAAKLAAQNAAVAAAAAADTAAKAEADRIAKAATRAQADAEAAAAIRAAEDAAKAAADRTSQDAADAAARASAAAATAAQNAGNDAAAAEADRAAKAASLAAAQGLADQAATAAAQAAAKAAAALGDPIAQADAERAARDAAKASDDAAKAITAVAQAQADKAAKDAAKAAADQAAKALKDAEKSARDAAEQASKDAGKLAEKAAKDADDAAKKAAKAAADAAQADADKAAKDAAKAASDKAAEQASKDAAKAADAAAKAAADQAAKLADDISKAAEKAAAKLAADLAKAQEKAAQDAKKVADDAAKAAQAAANAANKAINDAAKAAEDALKGKGRAG; encoded by the coding sequence ATGGCAATGGCCAACGACCTCGGCTGGAAGGTCAGCGAAACGAGTGGCAATGTTCAGATCGCGCATAGCGGCGTGACGAAGGTCGCGGCGCGCGGCTTACAGGTGGCCGCCGGCGATACGGTGACCACCGGCCCCGGCAGTCGCGCCGTGCTGGTGCGCGGGACCGAATATATGATGGTCGCCGCCTCGTCGCGGCTGCGCTTGCCTGCCGAGGTCCAGGCGACCGGGTTCACGCAGGTGTTCGCCGAAGTCGGCAACATCGTCTTCATGATCAAGAAGAAGATGACGCCGCATTTCGAGGTCAAGACGCCTTATCTTGCGGCCGTCGTGAAGGGCACGACCTTCTCGGTCGGCATTACGTCGAAGGGTGCTTCGGTGCAGGTGCTCGAGGGCGCGGTCGATGTGGCCACGCCTGATGGCGGAGCGCACGATCTTTTGCGGCCGGGATCGGTCGCGATGGTCGGCGCGCAGGATCTGTACCGTATGCGCGTCGAGACCGCAGGCGTGACGCGCGTTCTCGAATCGCCCGCCGCCCCGACGATCGCCGCGCCGGCACCCGCCACCCCGCTCGTTACCGCCGCTGCGCCGGCGGAGACACCGGCGATCGCGGTGGCGGTATATGAAGCACCTGTCTCGCTCGCCACCGTCACCGGCGGACTGGTGAGCGGAACGATCAGCGGGAATGCCGACGTCGCCGAATTGGCAACGGTAACGAAGACGACGACCGAAGCGTCCTCGTCTGCGATCAAATCCGTCGCGACGGCCAGCAAATCGATCGCCGCCAGCGAGGCGCAGGAAAAGGCAAATCTCGCCGCCGAAAGCCAGAACGCGGCTGCCGCAGCCGCTGCGCAAGCCAAGGCGGACGCCGATCAGGCGGCGCAGCTTGCGGATGCAGCCGCACAGCGTGCTGCTTCCGCCAGCGCGCAGGCCAATGCCGACAAGGTGAACGGTGAGGCCGAATCCGCCGCCGCCAAGCTGGCCGCGCAGAATGCCGCGGTTGCAGCCGCCGCCGCCGCCGACACTGCGGCCAAGGCCGAGGCGGACCGTATCGCCAAAGCCGCCACGCGCGCGCAGGCCGATGCCGAAGCGGCCGCAGCGATCAGGGCCGCCGAGGATGCCGCCAAGGCCGCCGCAGATCGGACGTCGCAAGACGCGGCAGATGCCGCCGCCCGTGCATCGGCCGCCGCGGCGACGGCGGCTCAGAACGCCGGAAACGATGCGGCGGCGGCCGAAGCGGACCGGGCTGCCAAAGCGGCGTCTCTCGCCGCGGCTCAGGGCCTGGCCGATCAGGCGGCGACGGCGGCGGCCCAGGCGGCGGCGAAAGCTGCGGCCGCACTTGGCGATCCCATCGCCCAAGCGGATGCCGAAAGAGCCGCTCGAGATGCCGCCAAAGCAAGCGACGATGCCGCAAAGGCGATCACCGCCGTTGCTCAGGCACAGGCCGACAAGGCCGCCAAGGATGCTGCCAAAGCAGCGGCGGATCAGGCGGCAAAGGCTCTGAAAGACGCGGAAAAATCTGCCAGGGATGCTGCCGAACAAGCCTCCAAGGATGCAGGCAAACTCGCGGAGAAGGCCGCGAAGGACGCCGACGATGCGGCCAAGAAGGCGGCGAAGGCCGCTGCTGACGCGGCGCAAGCGGATGCCGACAAAGCCGCCAAGGATGCGGCGAAAGCAGCATCCGACAAGGCGGCGGAACAAGCATCGAAGGATGCGGCGAAGGCGGCCGATGCGGCAGCCAAGGCTGCAGCGGATCAAGCCGCAAAACTCGCCGACGACATTTCCAAGGCAGCGGAAAAAGCGGCCGCGAAACTCGCCGCCGATTTGGCAAAGGCTCAGGAAAAGGCCGCCCAGGACGCCAAGAAGGTCGCCGACGACGCGGCAAAGGCGGCTCAAGCTGCAGCGAATGCCGCCAACAAGGCCATCAATGACGCTGCCAAAGCTGCGGAGGATGCTCTCAAGGGCAAAGGACGAGCCGGGTGA
- a CDS encoding PEPxxWA-CTERM sorting domain-containing protein produces MSFMSKIATAAAVAAFTVAAAPAANAAVVYTVIGDTSGGPVFNRPTTLTSTSAVGTAVAYNTFLFSPLAGGSYTFLLTSTTALYDPFLALYAGAFNPASPLTNLVAFNDDLSGSLTQSGFTFTLDPSVTYTAVITGFDNQDFGTYNLTIATAAVPEPATWGLMVLGFGMVGAAARKRNVKTTVKFA; encoded by the coding sequence ATGAGCTTCATGTCCAAGATCGCTACCGCCGCCGCAGTTGCTGCTTTCACCGTCGCAGCCGCCCCGGCAGCCAACGCTGCCGTCGTCTACACGGTCATCGGTGACACCAGCGGCGGCCCGGTTTTCAACCGTCCGACCACCCTCACCTCGACGTCGGCCGTCGGTACGGCAGTGGCGTACAACACCTTCCTGTTCTCGCCGCTCGCTGGCGGTTCGTACACGTTCCTGCTGACCAGCACGACCGCGCTGTACGATCCCTTCCTGGCGCTGTACGCCGGTGCCTTCAACCCGGCGTCGCCGCTGACGAACCTCGTCGCGTTCAACGACGATCTCAGCGGTAGCCTGACGCAGTCGGGCTTCACGTTCACGCTCGATCCGTCGGTGACCTACACCGCCGTCATCACGGGCTTCGACAACCAGGACTTCGGTACCTACAACCTGACGATCGCTACGGCTGCTGTGCCTGAGCCCGCAACCTGGGGCCTGATGGTTCTCGGCTTCGGCATGGTCGGTGCCGCTGCCCGCAAGCGCAACGTCAAGACCACGGTCAAGTTCGCCTAA
- a CDS encoding carboxylesterase/lipase family protein gives MAPTMAAASGPQVAIVDGRIEGKIVDHVEAYLGIPYGADTGGAHRFQAPRPPEKWTGVRAATAMGKRCPQTDHKVPHDLIKFSADPAGEDCLVLNVWTPSRAKPHRPVMVWIHGGGYGFGSANDPLYDGAGLARNEGVVVVSLNHRLNALGYLNLGIDGAPANVGQLDIVQALRWIKANIARFGGDPANVTVFGQSGGGAKISVLLAMPTAEGLFHKAIIESGGSLKEQTPAEALAQRDKLLARLNLKTTEAAKLRDVPLADLTAAVDAVGILSFKPWIDGQTVPRQLFTPDAPKAAARIPLLIGTARDEATSILIANPMWPKMDEAMVRTAITPMVGAPNVDRTMAAYKARRPTDTASQIFASIFTDYGFTHSAQVLAARQAANNGGAVWMYRTDWQTPVLGGALRSPHGIELPFLFDALATSPELVGATPPAAMVRMFQHSFATFARTGVPSGGGLPSWPRYETGRRQTMVYDQVPHLVADPDPAIRALWDGITGEAATSPAASQ, from the coding sequence ATGGCTCCGACAATGGCGGCGGCCAGCGGGCCACAGGTCGCAATTGTCGACGGTCGGATCGAGGGCAAAATCGTCGATCATGTCGAAGCGTATCTCGGCATTCCATATGGTGCGGACACCGGTGGAGCGCATCGCTTCCAGGCACCCCGCCCGCCCGAGAAATGGACCGGGGTCCGTGCGGCGACGGCGATGGGGAAACGGTGCCCGCAGACCGACCATAAAGTGCCGCACGATCTGATCAAATTTTCGGCAGATCCGGCGGGCGAGGATTGCCTGGTGCTCAACGTCTGGACGCCATCACGCGCCAAGCCGCACCGCCCGGTGATGGTCTGGATTCACGGCGGCGGATACGGCTTCGGATCTGCCAATGATCCGCTATACGACGGCGCCGGTCTGGCGCGCAACGAGGGCGTCGTGGTGGTCAGCCTGAACCACCGGCTGAACGCCCTTGGCTATCTGAACCTCGGGATCGACGGCGCACCCGCCAATGTCGGGCAGCTCGACATCGTCCAGGCGCTGCGCTGGATCAAAGCGAACATCGCGCGGTTCGGCGGCGATCCGGCGAACGTGACGGTGTTCGGTCAATCGGGCGGCGGGGCGAAGATCTCCGTGCTACTGGCAATGCCGACCGCCGAGGGGCTCTTCCACAAGGCGATCATCGAGAGCGGCGGATCGCTCAAGGAGCAGACTCCCGCCGAGGCCTTGGCGCAGCGCGACAAGCTGCTCGCCAGGCTCAACCTGAAGACGACCGAGGCGGCGAAATTGCGTGACGTTCCGCTTGCCGATCTGACGGCGGCCGTCGATGCGGTCGGGATCCTGTCGTTCAAGCCATGGATCGACGGGCAGACCGTACCGCGCCAGCTCTTCACCCCTGACGCGCCGAAAGCCGCCGCTCGCATTCCCCTGCTGATCGGAACCGCCCGCGACGAGGCGACGTCGATCCTGATCGCCAATCCGATGTGGCCGAAGATGGACGAGGCGATGGTGCGAACGGCGATCACGCCCATGGTCGGCGCACCGAACGTCGATCGCACGATGGCCGCGTACAAGGCGCGACGCCCAACGGATACGGCATCGCAGATCTTCGCTAGCATCTTCACCGACTATGGTTTCACGCACAGCGCGCAGGTGCTGGCAGCGCGGCAGGCAGCGAACAACGGCGGCGCGGTCTGGATGTACCGCACCGATTGGCAGACGCCGGTTCTGGGCGGCGCATTGCGCTCGCCGCACGGAATCGAACTGCCATTCCTGTTCGATGCGCTCGCCACCTCGCCGGAATTGGTCGGCGCGACGCCGCCAGCCGCCATGGTGAGGATGTTCCAGCACAGTTTCGCGACCTTCGCGCGGACAGGCGTGCCGTCCGGTGGCGGCCTGCCGAGCTGGCCGCGGTACGAAACCGGCCGCCGTCAGACGATGGTGTACGACCAGGTGCCGCATCTCGTCGCGGACCCCGACCCCGCGATCCGCGCCTTGTGGGACGGGATCACCGGCGAAGCCGCAACGTCTCCGGCCGCGAGCCAATAG
- a CDS encoding carboxylesterase/lipase family protein encodes MDSSMINDERVVLTAGTIVGTRDGGVRSFFAIPYAAPPVGERRFAPPAPVDPWSGERDATMRGASAPQRIKDFPGLDIIPLVGDGQARGDDYLTLNVVAPVDAAGRPVMVFIHGGGFVVGSKDASVQDGTTFARDGIVYVAINYRLGIDGFLPIPGVPTNLGLRDMIAALTWVRDNIAAFGGDPTNVTVFGESAGAMAIADLIASPLAQGLFGRAIVQSGHGAMVRDISVAQRLVKKVAGLLNVSPDAAGFRAVGPDAGLDAVEAVSKPTARIDLRDAQGREPVFGISRFVPVFGDDVLPDKPVAALEKGVGADIQVLIGSNAEEMNLYFVPTGVKAKIGRLLAWFVLRKSMPRAWSVLKAYGAGKRPIGDVFVDATTDLVFRWPARMFAAAHRGTTHMYEFEWQSPAGGGLGAAHGMELPFVFDCLSVTTGPEGLTGTAPPQELASRIHALWVRFATDGYLPWPAFEADTRQVYQLARGETVTEPPMPAAPYLS; translated from the coding sequence ATGGACAGCAGCATGATCAACGACGAGCGCGTCGTCCTGACCGCCGGCACGATAGTTGGAACGCGCGACGGCGGCGTGCGCAGCTTCTTCGCTATCCCCTATGCCGCACCGCCGGTCGGGGAACGACGCTTTGCCCCGCCCGCTCCGGTCGATCCATGGAGCGGCGAGCGCGACGCCACGATGCGCGGAGCAAGCGCACCGCAGCGGATCAAGGACTTTCCGGGCCTCGACATCATACCCCTGGTCGGCGATGGCCAGGCACGCGGCGACGATTATCTGACGCTCAACGTCGTCGCGCCGGTCGATGCCGCCGGGCGCCCGGTGATGGTGTTCATTCACGGCGGCGGCTTCGTCGTCGGCAGCAAGGATGCGTCGGTTCAGGACGGCACGACCTTCGCGCGCGACGGCATCGTGTATGTCGCGATCAATTACCGGCTCGGCATCGACGGCTTCCTGCCCATTCCCGGCGTGCCGACCAACCTCGGCCTCCGCGACATGATCGCCGCGCTCACCTGGGTGCGGGATAACATCGCGGCGTTTGGAGGCGACCCGACCAATGTCACCGTGTTCGGCGAGTCCGCCGGTGCGATGGCGATCGCCGACCTGATCGCGTCGCCACTGGCACAAGGCCTGTTCGGTCGCGCGATCGTGCAGAGCGGACATGGCGCGATGGTTCGAGACATCTCGGTCGCGCAGCGGCTGGTGAAAAAGGTCGCGGGGTTGCTTAACGTGTCCCCGGACGCGGCGGGCTTCCGCGCTGTCGGCCCGGATGCGGGTCTCGACGCGGTCGAGGCGGTGTCCAAACCCACCGCCCGCATCGATCTGCGCGATGCGCAGGGTCGCGAGCCGGTGTTCGGCATCAGTCGGTTCGTGCCGGTGTTCGGAGACGACGTTCTCCCCGACAAGCCGGTCGCCGCGCTGGAAAAGGGCGTGGGCGCGGATATCCAGGTGCTGATCGGCAGCAATGCCGAGGAAATGAACCTCTATTTCGTGCCGACCGGGGTGAAGGCCAAGATCGGGCGGTTGCTGGCGTGGTTCGTGCTGCGTAAGTCGATGCCGCGCGCGTGGAGCGTGCTGAAGGCCTATGGCGCGGGCAAACGGCCGATCGGCGACGTGTTCGTCGATGCGACCACCGACCTGGTGTTCCGCTGGCCGGCACGAATGTTCGCCGCGGCGCATCGCGGCACCACGCACATGTACGAATTCGAATGGCAGTCTCCGGCAGGCGGCGGGCTCGGTGCGGCGCACGGTATGGAACTGCCGTTCGTGTTCGATTGCCTCTCCGTCACCACCGGCCCCGAAGGACTCACCGGCACCGCGCCACCGCAGGAACTGGCATCCCGCATCCATGCCTTGTGGGTCCGCTTCGCGACCGATGGCTATCTGCCGTGGCCGGCATTCGAGGCCGATACGCGGCAGGTGTATCAATTGGCGCGCGGAGAAACGGTGACCGAGCCGCCGATGCCCGCCGCGCCCTATCTGTCCTGA
- a CDS encoding SDR family NAD(P)-dependent oxidoreductase, giving the protein MYLDRFRLDGRVAFVTGGAQGIGWCVADALAEAGASVTIADLDPAALAKACETLAAKGRDVTGLRLDVTDPDAVTAAADALIARTGRIDILINNAGIALSEIAAEEMEDARWRAVLDVNLNGSFWCARAFGRHMLAAGSGSIVNIGSMSGVIVNRPQGQAHYNASKAAVHQLTKSLAAEWADRGVRVNAVAPTYIATPLNAFADQQSEMYRRWIDGTPQARLGEPEEVAAVVLFLASDAASLMTGSIVLADGGYSCW; this is encoded by the coding sequence ATGTATCTCGACAGGTTCCGCCTCGACGGCCGGGTCGCGTTCGTCACCGGCGGCGCGCAGGGCATCGGCTGGTGCGTTGCCGATGCCCTGGCCGAGGCCGGCGCGAGCGTCACCATCGCCGATCTCGACCCGGCCGCCTTAGCCAAAGCGTGTGAGACGCTTGCCGCCAAGGGTCGTGACGTTACCGGCCTGCGGCTGGACGTGACCGACCCCGACGCCGTCACCGCTGCCGCCGATGCGTTGATCGCCCGCACCGGACGGATCGACATCCTGATCAACAATGCCGGCATCGCGCTGAGCGAGATCGCCGCCGAGGAAATGGAGGATGCGCGCTGGCGTGCCGTGCTCGACGTCAATCTGAACGGCAGTTTCTGGTGTGCCCGCGCGTTCGGGCGGCACATGCTGGCGGCGGGATCGGGCAGCATCGTCAATATCGGATCGATGTCCGGCGTGATCGTCAATCGCCCGCAGGGCCAGGCGCATTACAATGCCTCCAAGGCGGCGGTGCATCAATTGACCAAGAGCCTCGCCGCCGAATGGGCGGATCGCGGCGTTCGCGTCAACGCCGTCGCGCCGACTTATATCGCGACACCGCTCAACGCCTTTGCCGACCAGCAATCCGAAATGTATCGCCGCTGGATCGACGGCACGCCACAGGCGCGACTGGGAGAACCTGAGGAAGTCGCCGCCGTCGTGCTCTTCCTGGCATCCGATGCGGCCAGCCTGATGACCGGCAGCATCGTGCTCGCCGACGGCGGCTATAGCTGCTGGTAA